The Brachyhypopomus gauderio isolate BG-103 chromosome 7, BGAUD_0.2, whole genome shotgun sequence genome has a window encoding:
- the LOC143519785 gene encoding protein kinase C delta type-like, with translation MFLLGDESVRVSERLRAWVGLEYVYVFVFLIVKMSSDCGMNVHHKCQSKVANLCSISQKLLAEALTQVSQGSSPRPLSRISHQTLITAEHFTFHNVLGKGAFGKVFLAELKGSEEWFALKALRKDVVLMDEDVESTMVEKRVLALAWDCPFLTHLYSSFQTKEYLYFVMEYLTGGDLNFHIQEEGSFDLYRATFYAAEIVCGLQFLHGKGVIHRDLKLENVMLDRDGHIKIADFGLCKENIFGDNRATSICGTPYYMAPEIILGQQYTFSVDWWSFGVLLYGMVIGQPPFNGDEVDDLYESILTETPEFPDSITLDTRDLLERLFERDPSHRLGVVGNIRGHSFFEIINWADLERREIKPPYVPKVKSSNDSSDCEQEFLNDRLSMCEKGVFGLTDQGAFAGFSFINLRMEHLLQ, from the exons ATGTTTCTTCTTGGAGATGAAAGTGTGAGGGTGAGCGAGAGATTACGTGCATGGGTTGGGTTAGAATATGTGtatgtctttgtgtttctgaTTGTCAAAATGTCCTCGGACTGTGGCATGAATGTTCATCACAAGTGCCAATCTAAAGTGGCTAATCTGTGTAGCATCAGCCAGAAACTACTGGCTGAGGCACTCACCCAAGTCAGCCAG GGTTCGAGTCCTCGCCCCCTGTCCCGGATCAGCCACCAGACACTCATCACTGCGGAGCACTTCACCTTCCACAATGTACTGGGCAAGGGAGCCTTTGGCAAG GTTTTTCTGGCAGAACTTAAGGGCAGTGAGGAGTGGTTTGCCTTGAAAGCCTTGAGGAAAGATGTGGTGCTGATGGATGAGGATGTAGAGTCCACCATGGTGGAGAAGCGGGTGCTGGCGCTGGCCTGGGACTGTCCCTTCCTAACGCACCTTTACTCCTCCTTTCAGACCAAG GAATACTTGTACTTCGTAATGGAGTACCTGACTGGAGGTGACCTGAACTTCCACATACAGGAGGAAGGATCCTTTGACCTCTACAGAGCCAC ATTTTATGCAGCTGAAATTGTGTGTGGACTGCAGTTCCTCCATGGAAAAGGCGTCATccacag AGATCTCAAGTTGGAAAATGTCATGCTAGACAGAGATGGTCACATAAAGATAGCGGATTTTGGACTGTGTAAGGAGAATATTTTTGGTGACAATCGTGCCACATCCatctgtgggacaccatactacaTGGCCCCTGAG atCATTCTGGGTCAGCAGTATACTTTTTCTGTGGACTGGTGGTCATTTGGTGTGCTCCTGTATGGGATGGTGATTGGTCAGCCTCCATTCAATGGTGATGAGGTAGATGATCTTTATGAGTCCATCCTTACGGAGACACCTGAATTCCCTGACAGTATAACACTGGATACCAGAGACCTGCTAGAGCGA CTGTTTGAGCGAGACCCTTCTCATAGACTGGGTGTTGTGGGGAATATCAGAGGTCACTCATTCTTTGAGATCATTAACTGGGCTGatctggagaggagagaaatcAAACCCCCTTACGTGCCAAAAGTG AAATCATCCAATGACTCTAGCGACTGCGAGCAGGAATTTTTAAATGACCGCCTGTCCATGTGTGAGAAAGGTGTGTTTGGCCTAACCGACCAGGGTGCCTTTGCTGGCTTCTCATTTATCAACCTGCGCATGGAGCATCTCCTGCAGTGA